Below is a window of Nocardia asteroides DNA.
CCGCTCCCGCCGAAGGTCGTGCTGCGCGAGCACGGCGCCCGGCTGCGCTGGACCCTGGACGCCACCGCCCGCTGATCCCCCCGAGCTCCCGACCCGATGGAGGAACAACCCCATGGCTCTCGTCACCCGCGTGACGGATCTGATCGGCCGCACTCCCCTGTTCGAACTCGCCGTCACCGACACCGGCACCCGGCTGCTGCTCAAGCTCGAACAGTTCAACCCGACCGGCGCCGCGAAGATCCGGATGGCCCGTTCGATGGTGCTCGACGCGGAGCGGCGAGGTTTGCTGCGCGATGGCGGGCATATCATCGAGTCGACGTCCGGGAACACCGGACTCGGCTTGGCGGTGATCGCGGCCGAACGTGGCTACCGGTTCACCGCCGTGGTCGACAACCACGCCTGTAAGGACAAAATACGCGCGATGAAGGCCATGGGCACCGACCTGGTGTTCGTCGCCGACGACGGTGACGACGAGCTCGCCACCTCGGCACGGGAGGACCTCGCCGAGGCGATGGCGGCCGCCCGCGACGACGCGTACTTCACCGAACAGCACAACAACGACGCCAACGCCGTCGGCTACTACGCGGTGGCCGAGGAGTTGCTGGACGAGGTGGAGCGGGTCGACATCCTGCTGTCGGCGGTCGGCACCGGCGGGTCGCTGTTCGGCACCGCCACCCGCTTGCGCGAACTCGGCAAACCCGCCAGGGTGATCGGCGTGGAACCGGTCGGATCCATCGCCTTCGGCGGCGAGGGCGGCCCGTACTGGCAGTCGGGCACC
It encodes the following:
- a CDS encoding PLP-dependent cysteine synthase family protein — its product is MALVTRVTDLIGRTPLFELAVTDTGTRLLLKLEQFNPTGAAKIRMARSMVLDAERRGLLRDGGHIIESTSGNTGLGLAVIAAERGYRFTAVVDNHACKDKIRAMKAMGTDLVFVADDGDDELATSAREDLAEAMAAARDDAYFTEQHNNDANAVGYYAVAEELLDEVERVDILLSAVGTGGSLFGTATRLRELGKPARVIGVEPVGSIAFGGEGGPYWQSGTGTPPGATIGTAVDYSQLDEGVKVSDVDAFATARAVARTHGLLIGGSAGGSVHNALARLEEFPAGSTVVTIVCDGGEKYLDTVFDDDWMAARELLDPAAECEVTTLLRRYSPLRRHDELMEVR